The Clostridia bacterium DNA segment AAATTCTTGGAGTAGATAAAGAATGGAAGTTGATTATCATTGGAGCTGGTAAATTAGGTCTAGCACTAAGCATGTATGAAGGTTTTCGTGCGAGAGGATTCAAAAATGTAGGAATCTTCGACGTTGATCCCATTAAGATTGGTAAGAAGGCACAGGGGATTAAAATAATGCATTTGGACCAATTGGAAGATATTTGTAAAGAGCAATCTCCAGATATTGCTGTAATTGCTGTACCGGGTGAACATGCTCAAGATATCGTTAATAGAGTAGTGGATGCAGGTGTACGATCTATTCTTAATTTTGCACCTAGAGTGTTAACGACACCGTTAAATGTACAAATTCGAAATGTGGATTTTGCAACCAACTTAGAACTATTGACTTACAATATGGCTTCAGAAGACCGCAAATAGTATTGAGACCCACCTTTGGTGGGTTTCATTGTAATAGGAGTTTAGATGAAACTAATATTAGCTTCCGCTTCACCGCGTAGAAAAGAGATCCTATCTAGTATGGGATACCAATTCCAAGTGGAGCCATCCAACATCGAAGAACGGCAAAATCCTGAACTGCCACCAAAAGAAATTGCAGCAGATTTAGCCAGACAAAAAGCAGTGGATATTTCTAAGAAATATCCTAATGAAATTGTTTTAGGCGCAGATACGATTGTCGTATTGGATGATAAGGTCCTCGGAAAGCCGAAGGACGAAGACGATGCATTTTGCATGTTACAATCCCTTCGTGGCAGAGAACATCAAGTTATTACCGGCGTTGCGTTGGTAAAAAACGAAAAAATACATTGTTTCAGTGTTACGACGAAGGTATGGATGATGGATGCTTCCGATGAACAGTTGAAGGCGTATGTAAGGACCAAGGAACCCTTGGATAAGGCTGGTTCTTATGGCATACAAGGTAAGGGTGCTTTGCTTGTAGAAAAAATTGAGGGAGACTATTTTAATGTGGTTGGTCTGCCAATACAAAAAATTGCACATGTGCTATCGCAGAAATTTCAAATAGAGGTTATGGGATAAATGAATGCATTGACGCTTCTATCCATTGACTGGATGGGGCTGTTGGAAAAACTGCAAAATATGAGTCCTCTAGTCGGGTTTATAGCGGCTGGATTAGAGTCATTCCTTCCAGTTTTACCACTTACTGGTATCGTGGCGATGAATGTTTACGCATACGGATTTTGGTCGGGCTATGTTCTATCTTATTTGGGGACCATTGTGGGCTCAACAATGCTTTATTTCGCAATTCGGCACTTATTTAGGGCTTCAGTACATAGAAGAGCTCAGAAAAACCAACGTTGGCGTTCAATTATAGAAAAGGTTCAAAAGAAGGGATTTACACCCATCTTTTTATTATATTGCCTACCATTTACTCCCAGCTTTTTTGTTTCAGCTGGAGCAGCCTTAGCAGAAGTGGATACCTATAAATTTCTTGCTGCCCTTATAACCGGAAAACTGGTGATGATCTACATACTTAGCAGCATAGGATTTCATATTGAAGATATGCTAGATAGACCCCTAAAATCTATTTTGATGCTTGTGGCCATTGCGATTATTTGGCTGGTATTGGAAAAGGTAATTAAGATTGATGAGCGATTATAGGTATTTTGTTTGTAAATAGTTTGAACATCTAGCATTGTGTTTACTCTTTGATTTAGGTTAGGAAGCAGTAATCTAAAGCCAACGATTCATGAACGATAAAGAAAGAGATAAAGAACCCATGGAAGAGGGTTCTTTATCTCTTTTTAGAAACCAATCTTTGAAACGGAGGTTATGATGAAAAAAACAATGAAACAATTCCCCAAAGAACTGCAA contains these protein-coding regions:
- a CDS encoding TVP38/TMEM64 family protein, giving the protein MNALTLLSIDWMGLLEKLQNMSPLVGFIAAGLESFLPVLPLTGIVAMNVYAYGFWSGYVLSYLGTIVGSTMLYFAIRHLFRASVHRRAQKNQRWRSIIEKVQKKGFTPIFLLYCLPFTPSFFVSAGAALAEVDTYKFLAALITGKLVMIYILSSIGFHIEDMLDRPLKSILMLVAIAIIWLVLEKVIKIDERL
- a CDS encoding redox-sensing transcriptional repressor Rex is translated as MKSFKIPEATIIRLSIYSRYLNRLIEQGITTISSSDIAEKTGATSAQVRKDLAYFGEFGTRGVGYDVESLYDSIAEILGVDKEWKLIIIGAGKLGLALSMYEGFRARGFKNVGIFDVDPIKIGKKAQGIKIMHLDQLEDICKEQSPDIAVIAVPGEHAQDIVNRVVDAGVRSILNFAPRVLTTPLNVQIRNVDFATNLELLTYNMASEDRK
- the maf gene encoding septum formation inhibitor Maf; protein product: MKLILASASPRRKEILSSMGYQFQVEPSNIEERQNPELPPKEIAADLARQKAVDISKKYPNEIVLGADTIVVLDDKVLGKPKDEDDAFCMLQSLRGREHQVITGVALVKNEKIHCFSVTTKVWMMDASDEQLKAYVRTKEPLDKAGSYGIQGKGALLVEKIEGDYFNVVGLPIQKIAHVLSQKFQIEVMG